One Stegostoma tigrinum isolate sSteTig4 chromosome 22, sSteTig4.hap1, whole genome shotgun sequence DNA segment encodes these proteins:
- the LOC125463823 gene encoding pre-mRNA splicing regulator USH1G-like isoform X1 translates to MSDRYHKAARDGYLDLLKEATKKDLNSPDEDGMTPTLWAVYHGNLEAVRLIISRGGDPDKCDIWGNAPLHLAAAHGHLNLLSFLVSFGANIWCLDNDYHTPLDMAAMKNHMECIRYLDSIAAKQSQLNPKLVSKLKRQAFREANKRIKECAKLQERHRRQMEKRHRREMLESSDTLSFSSFASGSSLGRRLQGLALGPYSLGPSASATAKGGKSKMQRRLERRKQMDSTFKVLEDGRRSVRSLSGLQLSSEVMSVRPPGQHSSPRGNGRRNIRDMFSPDGASEPGLGPTDTAGSEVSTDSGHESLFNRPGLGTMLFRRNYASGGLFGLGLSSGLGLSSGLGDQEDTDPVEAGPGPGRSPSLDDSIGSARSLQEAAEVEDQPSWLGLELGPEPDADSSPLETFLASLSISELVPVFSKEQIDLDALVLCSDEDLKSIAIPLGHRKKILEGVQKRQQALERPDKLEDTSL, encoded by the exons ATGAGTGACAGATATCACAAGGCTGCTCGGGATGGTTACCTGGATCTGCTGAAGGAAGCAACCAAGAAGGACCTGAACTCCCCCGATGAGGATGGCATGACTCCCACTCTCTGGGCGGTTTACCATGGCAACCTGGAGGCCGTCAGGCTGATCATCAGCAGAGG CGGTGACCCTGACAAGTGTGACATCTGGGGGAATGCGCCCCTTCACCTGGCAGCTGCCCACGGCCACCTGAACCTCCTGTCATTCCTGGTGTCTTTCGGAGCGAACATCTGGTGCCTGGACAATGACTACCACACACCATTGGACATGGCTGCCATGAAGAACCACATGGAGTGTATCCGCTACCTGGACTCCATCGCTGCCAAGCAGAGCCAACTAAACCCGAAGCTGGTGAGTAAGCTGAAGCGCCAAGCCTTCCGTGAGGCCAACAAACGGATCAAGGAGTGCGCCAAGCTGCAGGAGAGGCACCGCCGTCAGATGGAGAAGAGGCACAGGAGGGAGATGCTGGAGAGCTCGGACACCTTGAGCTTCTCCAGCTTTGCCAGCGGCAGCAGCCTAGGCCGCAGGCTTCAGGGCCTGGCCTTGGGGCCTTACTCACTCGGGCCCTCAGCTTCCGCCACGGCCAAAGGAGGCAAGAGCAAGATGCAGAGGAGGCTGGAGAGGAGGAAGCAGATGGATAGCACCTTCAAGGTGCTGGAGGACGGCCGGAGGAGTGTGCGCTCGCTCTCAGGCCTGCAGCTAAGCAGTGAGGTGATGTCGGTCAGACCGCCCGGGCAGCACTCCAGTCCCCGGGGTAACGGTCGCCGTAATATCCGCGACATGTTCAGCCCGGATGGAGCCAGCGAGCCCGGCCTGGGACCCACGGACACAGCCGGCTCGGAGGTCAGCACTGACTCAGGGCACGAGTCCCTCTTCAACCGACCTGGCCTGGGCACCATGCTCTTCCGCAGGAACTACGCAAGTGGTGGTCTCTTTGGCCTAGGCCTGAGCTCGGGCCTAGGCCTGAGCTCGGGCCTGGGGGATCAGGAGGACACAGAccctgtggaagcaggcccaggCCCCGGCCGCTCCCCTAGCCTGGATGACAGCATCGGCAGTGCCCGGAGCCTACAGGAGGCTGCTGAGGTAGAGGACCAGCCATCCTGGTTGGGCCTGGAGCTGGGTCCTGAGCCTGACGCTGACAGCAGCCCCCTGGAAACATTCTTGGCCTCCCTTAGCATCTCTGAATTGGTGCCAGTCTTCAGCAAGGAGCAGATTGACCTTGATGCCCTGGTGCTGTGCTCCGATGAGGATCTGAAAAGCATCGCCATCCCCCTGGGGCACAGGAAGAAAATTCTGGAGGGTGTCCAGAAGAGGCAGCAGGCCCTAGAACGGCCTGACAAACTAGAGGACACCAGCCTGTGA
- the LOC125463823 gene encoding pre-mRNA splicing regulator USH1G-like isoform X2, whose protein sequence is MSDRYHKAARDGYLDLLKEATKKDLNSPDEDGMTPTLWAVYHGNLEAVRLIISRGGDPDKCDIWGNAPLHLAAAHGHLNLLSFLVSFGANIWCLDNDYHTPLDMAAMKNHMECIRYLDSIAAKQSQLNPKLVSKLKRQAFREANKRIKECAKLQERHRRQMEKRHRREMLESSDTLSFSSFASGSSLGRRLQGLALGPYSLGPSASATAKGGKSKMQRRLERRKQMDSTFKVLEDGRRSVRSLSGLQLSSEVMSVRPPGQHSSPRGNGRRNIRDMFSPDGASEPGLGPTDTAGSEVSTDSGHESLFNRPGLGTMLFRRNYASGGLFGLGLSSGLGLSSAGPGPGRSPSLDDSIGSARSLQEAAEVEDQPSWLGLELGPEPDADSSPLETFLASLSISELVPVFSKEQIDLDALVLCSDEDLKSIAIPLGHRKKILEGVQKRQQALERPDKLEDTSL, encoded by the exons ATGAGTGACAGATATCACAAGGCTGCTCGGGATGGTTACCTGGATCTGCTGAAGGAAGCAACCAAGAAGGACCTGAACTCCCCCGATGAGGATGGCATGACTCCCACTCTCTGGGCGGTTTACCATGGCAACCTGGAGGCCGTCAGGCTGATCATCAGCAGAGG CGGTGACCCTGACAAGTGTGACATCTGGGGGAATGCGCCCCTTCACCTGGCAGCTGCCCACGGCCACCTGAACCTCCTGTCATTCCTGGTGTCTTTCGGAGCGAACATCTGGTGCCTGGACAATGACTACCACACACCATTGGACATGGCTGCCATGAAGAACCACATGGAGTGTATCCGCTACCTGGACTCCATCGCTGCCAAGCAGAGCCAACTAAACCCGAAGCTGGTGAGTAAGCTGAAGCGCCAAGCCTTCCGTGAGGCCAACAAACGGATCAAGGAGTGCGCCAAGCTGCAGGAGAGGCACCGCCGTCAGATGGAGAAGAGGCACAGGAGGGAGATGCTGGAGAGCTCGGACACCTTGAGCTTCTCCAGCTTTGCCAGCGGCAGCAGCCTAGGCCGCAGGCTTCAGGGCCTGGCCTTGGGGCCTTACTCACTCGGGCCCTCAGCTTCCGCCACGGCCAAAGGAGGCAAGAGCAAGATGCAGAGGAGGCTGGAGAGGAGGAAGCAGATGGATAGCACCTTCAAGGTGCTGGAGGACGGCCGGAGGAGTGTGCGCTCGCTCTCAGGCCTGCAGCTAAGCAGTGAGGTGATGTCGGTCAGACCGCCCGGGCAGCACTCCAGTCCCCGGGGTAACGGTCGCCGTAATATCCGCGACATGTTCAGCCCGGATGGAGCCAGCGAGCCCGGCCTGGGACCCACGGACACAGCCGGCTCGGAGGTCAGCACTGACTCAGGGCACGAGTCCCTCTTCAACCGACCTGGCCTGGGCACCATGCTCTTCCGCAGGAACTACGCAAGTGGTGGTCTCTTTGGCCTAGGCCTGAGCTCGGGCCTAGGCCTGAGCTCGG caggcccaggCCCCGGCCGCTCCCCTAGCCTGGATGACAGCATCGGCAGTGCCCGGAGCCTACAGGAGGCTGCTGAGGTAGAGGACCAGCCATCCTGGTTGGGCCTGGAGCTGGGTCCTGAGCCTGACGCTGACAGCAGCCCCCTGGAAACATTCTTGGCCTCCCTTAGCATCTCTGAATTGGTGCCAGTCTTCAGCAAGGAGCAGATTGACCTTGATGCCCTGGTGCTGTGCTCCGATGAGGATCTGAAAAGCATCGCCATCCCCCTGGGGCACAGGAAGAAAATTCTGGAGGGTGTCCAGAAGAGGCAGCAGGCCCTAGAACGGCCTGACAAACTAGAGGACACCAGCCTGTGA